In the genome of Microbacterium endophyticum, one region contains:
- a CDS encoding HNH endonuclease gives MQRPTESLAATLAALAHAWDSGDVNSMTDAGLLSVNEKLSAMRRQLDGLHMRVAAEISSRSRPELGKEGLARKTGHRSPAKLIAAATGGHTGDAHRLIHVGEASRERTLLSGQSAPAQRPHVAASVSRGLISVCAAAAIVAMLNRIAMRVSATLRDEAERVITTQATRLTLDELNAVLRRAEAHLDPDGLEPAVTELHGERSVKIRHDASGMILIDARLDPESGAPVVAAIEGIVTQQLRTSRGHNQRGMAAEGAPAHGASEGQAESGAIAEETRSLAQLRADALSALCAHGLGCDRSELPLATTTVVVRIAVEALESGSGVATIDGIEQPIDAATARRMAANGEIIPCVLGTDSEVLDWGRAKRNFTRSQRLALVERDGGCAFCHLPPQFTEAHHLKWWSRDGGTTNLDNGILLCTACHHRMHDEGWKIRIERPPKVHPTAGTVWFVPPPHIDPGRTPRIGGRRRFDPQLWKLSA, from the coding sequence ATGCAAAGACCAACGGAATCCCTTGCTGCCACACTCGCAGCGCTGGCTCATGCCTGGGATTCGGGCGACGTAAACAGCATGACGGATGCCGGCCTGCTCAGTGTGAACGAGAAGCTCTCCGCCATGCGCCGCCAGCTCGATGGTCTTCATATGCGGGTTGCCGCCGAGATATCTTCGCGTTCGCGCCCCGAGCTCGGCAAAGAAGGACTTGCCAGAAAGACTGGGCACCGCTCGCCTGCCAAACTCATCGCGGCTGCAACCGGTGGTCACACGGGAGACGCGCATCGACTCATTCATGTGGGTGAAGCCAGTCGTGAGCGCACGCTTCTCTCTGGCCAGTCGGCGCCCGCACAGCGTCCCCACGTCGCAGCATCGGTTTCGCGGGGCTTGATCAGCGTGTGCGCCGCGGCAGCAATCGTTGCGATGCTGAACCGCATTGCGATGCGCGTCTCCGCCACATTGCGCGACGAAGCGGAGCGTGTAATCACCACGCAGGCGACCCGGCTCACGCTTGATGAGCTGAATGCCGTCCTGCGCCGAGCAGAAGCGCACCTAGACCCCGACGGGCTTGAGCCTGCGGTGACCGAACTTCATGGCGAGCGCTCGGTGAAGATCAGGCACGATGCCTCGGGGATGATCTTGATTGATGCGCGGCTCGATCCCGAGTCGGGCGCACCCGTTGTGGCAGCAATCGAGGGAATCGTAACGCAGCAATTGCGCACGAGCCGCGGGCACAACCAACGGGGAATGGCCGCGGAAGGTGCCCCCGCTCACGGCGCCTCGGAAGGTCAGGCCGAAAGCGGCGCGATTGCGGAAGAAACACGCTCGCTCGCCCAGCTGCGCGCCGATGCGCTCTCAGCCCTGTGCGCGCACGGACTCGGCTGCGATCGCAGCGAACTACCACTCGCAACGACGACGGTTGTGGTGCGCATAGCTGTTGAAGCACTTGAATCGGGCAGCGGAGTTGCCACAATCGACGGAATCGAACAGCCCATCGATGCCGCAACCGCCCGGCGGATGGCAGCGAACGGCGAGATCATTCCGTGCGTTCTCGGCACCGACAGCGAAGTGCTTGATTGGGGCCGCGCGAAGCGCAACTTCACCCGGTCACAGCGCCTCGCGCTCGTCGAACGTGACGGCGGCTGTGCCTTTTGCCACCTCCCGCCCCAGTTCACCGAGGCCCATCACCTCAAATGGTGGTCACGAGATGGCGGCACGACCAATCTCGACAACGGCATCCTGCTGTGCACTGCATGCCACCACCGCATGCACGACGAAGGGTGGAAGATACGAATCGAGCGGCCGCCCAAGGTCCACCCGACTGCCGGAACCGTGTGGTTCGTTCCACCGCCGCATATCGACCCGGGGAGAACTCCGCGCATCGGCGGCAGGCGCAGGTTTGACCCTCAGCTGTGGAAGCTCAGCGCCTGA
- a CDS encoding thiamine pyrophosphate-dependent enzyme, translating into MSYSRFEAMKLLGARLENELVILSLGGAVDEWYNAAPHMRDASLFQQQLGCVTPEAFGLSVGLLNRRIVSLDTDGGLLFNLGILATLANEQPKNLFVVVWDNEQYQSIGGPRTHTKGGRVNLAAIARGAGVDKAFTAETLEEFDAHCEAGLKASEPYIVVAKTDGILEPGIKRKHSDGREDKYIFVRHVEKTEGITIMGPSEHN; encoded by the coding sequence ATGAGTTACAGCCGGTTTGAAGCCATGAAGCTCCTCGGGGCACGCCTCGAGAACGAACTCGTCATCCTCTCTCTCGGCGGCGCTGTCGACGAGTGGTACAACGCGGCGCCGCACATGCGCGACGCGAGTCTCTTTCAGCAGCAGCTCGGATGCGTCACCCCCGAGGCATTCGGTCTTTCGGTTGGTCTCCTTAACCGTCGCATCGTCTCGCTCGACACCGACGGTGGGCTGCTGTTCAACCTCGGTATCTTGGCAACGCTTGCCAACGAGCAGCCGAAGAACCTGTTCGTCGTCGTGTGGGACAACGAGCAGTACCAGTCGATCGGTGGCCCGCGCACGCACACCAAGGGTGGGCGTGTGAATCTCGCCGCCATCGCGCGCGGTGCCGGCGTTGACAAGGCGTTCACGGCGGAGACCCTCGAAGAGTTCGACGCTCACTGCGAAGCTGGGCTGAAGGCATCCGAGCCGTACATCGTGGTCGCCAAAACCGATGGCATTCTCGAGCCGGGCATCAAGCGCAAGCACTCGGACGGACGCGAAGACAAGTACATCTTCGTGCGTCACGTTGAGAAGACCGAGGGCATCACGATCATGGGTCCGAGCGAGCACAACTGA
- a CDS encoding DUF4440 domain-containing protein: MTDGSRFDELLTAERALMTTAVRQDPTKVSALLHSDFVEIGRSGRKWSREAIIDALASEQDRADSEPVEWNGDEIAPGLFLATFVVRSASAHSRHSSLWDVTSGKPLLRFHQGTPVSESKSS; this comes from the coding sequence GTGACGGACGGTTCGCGATTCGATGAGCTTTTGACAGCCGAGCGCGCGCTCATGACTACCGCAGTGCGGCAAGACCCCACCAAGGTGTCGGCGTTGCTGCACTCCGACTTCGTGGAGATTGGCCGGTCTGGTCGAAAATGGAGTCGCGAGGCAATCATCGACGCGCTCGCATCCGAGCAAGACCGCGCGGATTCAGAGCCAGTTGAGTGGAATGGTGACGAGATCGCTCCAGGGCTTTTTCTCGCCACTTTCGTAGTTCGCAGCGCTTCGGCGCACAGTCGACATAGTTCACTCTGGGACGTCACGTCAGGCAAGCCGCTTTTGCGTTTCCATCAGGGCACACCAGTGAGCGAAAGCAAATCAAGCTAG
- a CDS encoding TetR/AcrR family transcriptional regulator — translation MTTPVPVLEPLTPGARRLLDAASVLFYERGIHAVGVDVVAEAAGVTKKTLYDRFGSKEALVVSYLQHRDERWRAHVATHLARVPEPGIERILVIFDAAISWSDNNSPKGCSAINARAEIGDGHDGHPVFPEVSRQKTWLLEQFATLCSEARIPSPDTMARQLMLLYEGAIVTVGMETFTHPFELARDVSRALLATAAKA, via the coding sequence ATGACGACGCCTGTGCCGGTTCTTGAGCCACTCACCCCAGGAGCTCGACGCTTGCTGGATGCAGCATCCGTCCTCTTCTACGAACGAGGCATTCACGCCGTCGGAGTCGACGTGGTCGCCGAGGCCGCCGGCGTCACCAAGAAGACGCTCTACGACAGATTCGGCTCGAAAGAGGCACTCGTCGTCTCGTACCTGCAGCATCGCGACGAACGGTGGCGGGCTCATGTCGCAACCCATCTCGCACGTGTTCCAGAACCCGGGATCGAGCGCATCCTCGTGATTTTCGACGCCGCCATCTCATGGTCTGACAACAACAGCCCCAAAGGATGCAGCGCCATCAATGCGCGCGCTGAAATCGGTGACGGCCATGACGGGCACCCTGTCTTCCCCGAGGTATCGCGTCAGAAAACTTGGTTGCTCGAGCAGTTCGCAACTCTCTGCAGCGAGGCACGCATCCCCTCACCCGACACCATGGCGCGTCAGCTCATGCTTCTGTACGAGGGCGCAATCGTCACCGTCGGCATGGAAACTTTCACGCACCCCTTCGAACTCGCCCGTGACGTCTCCCGAGCGCTGCTCGCGACCGCCGCGAAGGCCTGA
- a CDS encoding serine hydrolase domain-containing protein, with the protein MSSGRDARFRVEGYVAEGFGALADALSRVIAFDDGAGSAFALYEDGRVVADLWGGWDDLANRAFPDDALLRVASCSKGITATVFGILIARGAIDPAARIADLWPEYAVNGKQDTTIEMVAAHLAGIPFPALGSGLRGVDYFTGARLLETLARQEPLWVPGTALGYHPATGGAVLDEICRRATGRRISEVLAAEIADPLGLSMWLGAPSEVFSRVVRGHSVDDDSPQPAAETDYARARQAAFAEAAPFEPDEGDPQEFAEYYGASMPSVGAVTDARSLARMYAATVSEVDGIRLLDADTVAEMTRDRTRGLPRLVENGTAGPDLAFGFGYQLPTTTMPGITPRSFGHTGHGARLGLADPETGMGVGFVCSRMRTIGVGGDPRWRILLDAVQVLAR; encoded by the coding sequence GTGAGCTCGGGCCGAGACGCACGCTTTCGGGTCGAGGGCTATGTTGCAGAAGGCTTCGGCGCGTTAGCGGATGCTCTTTCTCGGGTCATTGCCTTTGATGACGGCGCCGGCTCAGCTTTTGCACTCTACGAAGATGGCAGGGTCGTCGCAGATCTGTGGGGTGGGTGGGATGACCTCGCGAACCGTGCTTTTCCCGATGACGCGCTCTTGCGAGTTGCCTCGTGCAGTAAGGGCATCACGGCGACAGTATTCGGCATTCTGATTGCCCGTGGCGCGATCGACCCGGCGGCACGAATCGCTGATCTGTGGCCGGAATACGCCGTGAATGGCAAGCAGGACACCACGATCGAGATGGTCGCGGCACACCTCGCAGGTATCCCCTTTCCGGCGCTCGGTTCCGGGTTGCGTGGCGTCGACTACTTCACCGGCGCGCGATTGCTCGAGACGCTGGCGCGCCAAGAACCGCTGTGGGTGCCGGGTACGGCGCTCGGCTATCACCCCGCGACCGGGGGCGCTGTGCTCGACGAGATTTGTCGTCGCGCGACCGGGCGTCGGATTTCTGAGGTGCTGGCAGCCGAGATCGCGGATCCGCTCGGGCTCAGCATGTGGCTAGGAGCTCCGTCAGAGGTGTTTTCGCGTGTGGTGCGCGGGCACAGCGTCGACGACGATTCCCCGCAGCCGGCCGCCGAGACTGACTACGCGCGCGCACGGCAGGCGGCATTCGCGGAGGCAGCGCCGTTTGAGCCAGACGAAGGCGATCCGCAGGAGTTTGCCGAGTACTACGGCGCGAGTATGCCGTCGGTCGGAGCCGTGACCGATGCTCGTTCGCTCGCACGCATGTACGCGGCCACCGTCAGTGAGGTTGACGGCATCCGCTTGCTTGACGCGGATACCGTCGCCGAGATGACGCGAGATCGCACGCGCGGCCTGCCGCGACTCGTTGAGAACGGCACGGCCGGTCCCGATCTCGCGTTCGGGTTCGGGTACCAACTGCCGACGACCACAATGCCGGGCATCACGCCCCGGAGCTTCGGTCATACTGGCCATGGCGCGCGTCTAGGCCTCGCCGACCCGGAGACCGGCATGGGTGTTGGCTTTGTGTGCAGCAGGATGCGGACTATTGGCGTTGGGGGCGACCCGCGCTGGCGGATCTTGCTCGACGCAGTGCAGGTACTAGCGCGGTGA
- a CDS encoding LacI family DNA-binding transcriptional regulator, giving the protein MAVRRTTLADVAQRAGLSIAAASMILNGRLDTRLSKEAHERVLAAADELGYRPNVAARGLRTAKTHTIGFVSDLVSTTRFASGLINGALSAAEAAGHVVLVAETGGEHQRETKAIEALLDRQVDGIIFATMRARDIHVPELPSGTTAVMLNSTSVRVPTAILPDEFAGGRAAVTLLADAGHRDGIALIGQNDETEKDLFRSKAVARRVAGIRTTMAERGLSFAAELSRWDWEPEYGYEATVELLAQQPNVKALLCMNDRLAFGAYQALQEHGKRIPEDVSIVSFDNDELATHLRPGLTTIALPHEAMGRRAVEALLAGEETHTETLVPMPVIERGSISSPR; this is encoded by the coding sequence GTGGCTGTTCGGAGAACGACGCTCGCCGATGTGGCACAGCGTGCCGGACTCTCTATCGCCGCCGCATCGATGATTCTCAATGGTCGGCTCGATACTCGACTTTCAAAAGAAGCCCACGAGCGCGTGCTCGCTGCAGCAGACGAACTCGGATATCGACCAAATGTCGCCGCGCGCGGGCTACGCACGGCCAAAACGCACACCATCGGATTCGTCTCCGACCTCGTATCGACAACCCGTTTTGCGAGCGGGCTGATCAACGGCGCACTGTCGGCAGCAGAGGCTGCTGGCCACGTCGTTCTCGTCGCCGAAACCGGCGGTGAGCACCAGCGCGAAACCAAAGCTATCGAAGCGCTGCTCGACCGGCAGGTCGACGGCATCATCTTCGCCACAATGCGCGCCCGCGATATCCACGTACCAGAACTGCCCTCCGGCACGACGGCAGTCATGCTCAACTCGACCAGCGTCCGCGTGCCGACGGCGATCCTGCCGGATGAATTCGCCGGCGGTCGGGCAGCCGTCACTCTCCTCGCCGATGCCGGGCATCGAGATGGCATCGCACTCATCGGTCAAAACGACGAGACCGAAAAAGACCTCTTCCGCTCGAAGGCCGTAGCACGCCGAGTCGCCGGCATCCGAACCACCATGGCCGAGCGGGGGCTGTCCTTCGCCGCTGAGCTATCCCGGTGGGACTGGGAGCCCGAGTACGGCTACGAAGCGACAGTCGAACTCTTGGCGCAGCAGCCGAATGTGAAAGCGCTGCTCTGCATGAACGACCGACTCGCGTTCGGCGCATACCAAGCGCTGCAAGAGCACGGCAAACGGATTCCCGAAGACGTATCGATCGTCTCGTTCGACAACGACGAACTCGCCACCCACCTGCGCCCCGGGCTCACGACCATCGCGCTGCCCCATGAAGCCATGGGGCGCCGCGCTGTAGAAGCGCTACTCGCCGGCGAAGAGACCCACACCGAGACCCTCGTACCCATGCCGGTCATCGAACGAGGCTCGATCAGCTCACCGCGCTAG
- a CDS encoding NtaA/DmoA family FMN-dependent monooxygenase (This protein belongs to a clade of FMN-dependent monooxygenases, within a broader family of flavin-dependent oxidoreductases, the luciferase-like monooxygenase (LMM) family, some of whose members use coenzyme F420 rather than FMN.) produces the protein MSRIIFGVFEMMNPSNGMPTWTHPEGRGDDWDQLDYWVGLAKELDQAGFDFLFFADTYGYATLDGRMPEEVAAHGIQFPALDPMLAIATLAHETENLGFVVTSPTTVERPYALARRFATLDRFTGGRIGWNIVTGSSQKTTDDLFGVTETLTHDQRYDAADDFLDTCLRFWEHSWDDDAEVRDRKTGMYADPVKLHRIEVDGTYQRSHGIFAVPPTPQRTPVLFQAGTSDRGRAYAARNAEAVFIQGQTIAGAAGHVADIRAQAELQGRDAADVKVVTGMTVTVAKTEEEARAKRAEYEDLLGLDDAAVMFAGITGIDLTGFDPETKLTDIKTDLGQTLVDRYAKKDPDVRVRAVLDQFRTKAIRGFQVTGTPEQVADEIEAIVDGSGIDGIMLEPTFGGPAAYRDFIELVLPILAARGRAEASAGSPTLRERFSGAPRLSPTHRAHRLSASAQETGVLA, from the coding sequence ATGAGTCGCATTATTTTTGGCGTGTTCGAGATGATGAATCCGAGCAACGGCATGCCCACGTGGACGCACCCCGAGGGCCGCGGCGACGATTGGGACCAACTCGACTACTGGGTAGGGCTCGCGAAAGAGCTCGACCAGGCCGGGTTCGATTTTCTCTTCTTCGCCGACACGTATGGCTACGCGACTCTTGACGGACGGATGCCCGAAGAAGTTGCCGCCCACGGCATCCAGTTTCCCGCGCTCGACCCGATGCTCGCGATCGCGACTCTCGCGCACGAAACCGAAAACCTCGGGTTTGTGGTGACTTCGCCGACGACCGTCGAGCGCCCCTATGCGCTCGCGCGTCGCTTTGCGACCCTCGACCGCTTCACGGGTGGGCGCATCGGCTGGAACATCGTCACGGGCAGTTCGCAGAAGACAACCGACGATCTCTTCGGCGTCACCGAGACGCTCACCCACGACCAGCGCTACGACGCGGCCGACGACTTTCTCGACACGTGCCTGCGCTTCTGGGAGCACAGTTGGGACGACGATGCCGAAGTGCGCGACCGCAAAACCGGTATGTACGCCGATCCCGTAAAACTCCACCGCATCGAGGTCGACGGCACCTACCAGCGATCGCACGGCATCTTCGCTGTTCCGCCGACCCCGCAGCGCACACCCGTGCTGTTTCAAGCGGGAACGAGCGACCGTGGCCGCGCGTATGCCGCCCGAAACGCCGAGGCTGTCTTCATTCAGGGTCAGACGATCGCAGGCGCGGCCGGTCACGTTGCCGACATCCGCGCGCAGGCAGAACTGCAGGGTCGGGATGCCGCTGACGTCAAGGTCGTCACGGGAATGACCGTGACCGTTGCCAAGACCGAAGAAGAAGCTCGCGCCAAGCGCGCTGAATATGAGGACCTGCTCGGCCTCGACGACGCAGCCGTCATGTTTGCGGGCATCACCGGCATCGACCTCACCGGGTTTGACCCCGAAACGAAGCTCACCGACATCAAGACCGATCTCGGTCAGACCCTCGTTGATCGCTACGCCAAGAAAGACCCTGACGTGCGCGTGCGGGCGGTGCTCGATCAGTTCCGCACGAAAGCGATTCGCGGTTTCCAGGTCACTGGCACTCCGGAGCAGGTCGCCGATGAGATCGAAGCCATCGTCGACGGCTCGGGTATCGACGGCATCATGCTCGAACCCACATTCGGTGGCCCGGCCGCTTACCGCGACTTCATCGAGTTGGTGCTGCCGATCCTTGCCGCACGTGGCCGGGCCGAGGCATCCGCTGGTTCGCCCACTCTTCGCGAGCGCTTCAGCGGCGCACCGCGTCTTTCCCCCACCCACCGTGCTCACCGACTGTCGGCGAGCGCCCAAGAAACAGGAGTTCTGGCATGA
- a CDS encoding thiamine pyrophosphate-binding protein — protein sequence MRADAVEAVIRGLKRAGVTVATYLPDSLLKELYPALDADPDIRTIPVTNEGEGAAIAGGVFLSGQRAVLIMENSGLRAATEHLARMGLGAGIPVVMIMSYRGEMGENNWWAIPHGITMEPLLKTLRTPYTIVHDVDKIEQAVFNAYETAYASYYHAAVVLGGDLVR from the coding sequence ATGAGAGCCGACGCTGTTGAGGCGGTGATTCGCGGGCTCAAACGTGCCGGCGTCACCGTCGCCACCTACCTGCCCGACTCGCTCTTGAAAGAGCTCTACCCCGCCCTCGATGCCGACCCCGACATTCGCACGATTCCCGTGACGAACGAGGGCGAAGGCGCCGCAATCGCCGGAGGCGTGTTTCTTTCGGGTCAGCGCGCTGTGCTCATCATGGAGAACTCCGGGCTTCGCGCTGCCACCGAGCACCTCGCCCGCATGGGCCTTGGCGCCGGCATTCCGGTTGTCATGATCATGAGCTACCGCGGTGAAATGGGCGAAAACAACTGGTGGGCGATCCCGCACGGCATCACGATGGAGCCGCTGCTGAAGACCCTGCGCACGCCGTACACGATCGTGCACGACGTCGACAAGATCGAGCAGGCAGTCTTCAACGCGTATGAAACTGCGTACGCCTCGTATTACCACGCAGCAGTTGTTCTGGGAGGGGACCTCGTCCGATGA
- a CDS encoding GMC family oxidoreductase, producing MPLVSAPAAAYDFLVVGGGAAGCVLAARLSEDSAARVLLIESGPDHRGLREVLDAARWDAMIGGPYDYGYHATPTDHVLGRAIAVPRGKVLGGSSSTNAMLWYRGARADYDAWADAGAIGWSYDELLPYFRRSEARAGGDPAFRGVAGPMRVAPLTRVHPIAHALIDAAGARGIPVIDDANAASNEGAVYPDYNAVENADGSFERWSTARAYLEPALGRANLDVLVGSAVHTLVLSGDDVLGVRHVVDGELVTTTATRTALAAGALDTPRLLQRSGIGDSERLRAAGIRPVHDLPGVGENFQDHPLILGVNFRACADLGPVLGNGGGAMVNWRSSFAEAGPDLHTVIAHGSRGDDALHAAHDLSGNRVFALVPGLYGSRSVGWVRSRSADPDVPADFQPNYLADPKDLGAMVEALDAAQDLVATSAYAELAEGPITPVAGLSRDERVRFVRENIGTFFHCSGTARIGTDDDAVVDPELRVRGLSGLWIADASVMPTIPTANTQAPTVAIAERGAELVAAG from the coding sequence ATGCCGCTCGTTTCAGCCCCCGCTGCCGCCTACGACTTTCTCGTCGTCGGCGGCGGCGCGGCTGGCTGCGTACTCGCGGCACGCCTGTCGGAAGACTCCGCCGCTCGAGTGCTGCTGATCGAAAGCGGACCCGACCACCGCGGCCTGCGCGAAGTCTTGGATGCCGCACGCTGGGACGCCATGATCGGCGGACCCTACGACTATGGCTACCACGCGACCCCGACCGATCACGTGCTCGGGCGGGCTATTGCCGTGCCGCGCGGCAAAGTGCTCGGCGGCTCTTCGAGCACCAACGCGATGCTCTGGTATCGCGGTGCGCGCGCCGATTACGACGCGTGGGCGGATGCCGGGGCCATCGGCTGGAGCTACGACGAACTGCTGCCCTACTTTCGCCGCTCCGAGGCACGCGCCGGCGGCGACCCTGCATTTCGCGGCGTCGCTGGGCCCATGCGTGTCGCGCCTTTGACCCGCGTGCACCCGATCGCTCATGCGCTCATCGACGCCGCCGGCGCGCGCGGCATCCCGGTGATCGACGATGCCAACGCTGCTTCTAATGAGGGCGCTGTCTACCCTGACTACAACGCGGTAGAAAACGCCGACGGCTCGTTCGAACGATGGAGCACGGCGCGCGCGTATCTTGAGCCTGCGCTCGGGCGGGCAAACCTCGACGTGCTCGTCGGTAGCGCCGTGCACACGCTCGTGCTTTCGGGCGACGACGTATTGGGCGTGCGACACGTTGTCGACGGAGAGCTTGTCACGACGACAGCGACCCGCACCGCGCTCGCCGCCGGAGCGCTCGATACGCCGCGGCTGTTGCAGCGCTCGGGCATCGGAGATTCTGAGCGGCTGCGTGCGGCCGGCATCCGTCCCGTGCACGACCTGCCGGGCGTGGGCGAGAACTTTCAAGACCACCCGCTGATTCTCGGCGTTAATTTTCGCGCGTGCGCAGACCTCGGACCCGTGCTCGGCAACGGTGGTGGCGCAATGGTGAATTGGCGAAGCTCTTTTGCCGAAGCTGGGCCCGATCTGCACACTGTCATTGCTCACGGCTCACGCGGCGATGACGCCCTGCATGCAGCGCACGATCTGTCGGGCAATCGCGTGTTCGCCCTGGTTCCCGGGCTCTACGGTTCGCGAAGTGTCGGGTGGGTGCGCTCGCGATCTGCCGACCCCGATGTGCCCGCCGACTTTCAGCCGAACTACCTCGCTGATCCAAAGGATCTCGGAGCGATGGTCGAAGCATTGGATGCCGCGCAAGACCTCGTCGCGACGTCCGCCTACGCGGAGCTTGCCGAGGGGCCGATCACACCCGTGGCTGGGCTCTCTCGCGACGAGCGCGTGCGGTTTGTGCGGGAAAACATCGGAACCTTCTTTCACTGCTCCGGCACAGCCCGCATCGGCACCGACGACGACGCGGTTGTCGACCCCGAGCTTCGCGTACGCGGGCTCTCGGGCCTGTGGATCGCGGATGCCTCGGTCATGCCGACCATCCCGACGGCCAATACCCAGGCGCCGACCGTCGCAATCGCGGAGCGCGGTGCGGAGTTGGTCGCGGCGGGCTGA
- a CDS encoding DMT family transporter, whose protein sequence is MSKQIGILSGLLTVTASAAFVLTWSSGFLVAAIGTVDVAPTTLLVWRFVPLAVVLLVLTVATGAFRGVSRGDLRSQVIIGFFAQFGYCACVYGSIAVGITTGTTALIDAVQPLVVATLVGPLLGLRVRGAQWIGLGVGAVGVVLVVQSQVGGSDAAPIAYLLPALAMVCLIAGTFVERRTQNQPPVLVTLTVHVTVTAVALTAIAVATGTLVPPASVSFWVATAVAALSPTLAAYGLYWWLLRRIGVTALNALLFLVAPTTALAGAVLLGEPLTLLTLAGFVLCGSGVAVVLVSESRAAVLARVTHRSDTHATDSQALSFHS, encoded by the coding sequence ATGAGTAAACAGATCGGTATACTTTCGGGATTGCTGACGGTGACGGCATCCGCGGCTTTCGTGCTCACGTGGAGCTCGGGTTTTCTTGTTGCGGCGATCGGCACTGTCGACGTCGCGCCGACGACGCTACTGGTGTGGCGGTTCGTGCCGCTCGCTGTGGTCTTGCTTGTCTTGACGGTGGCGACCGGTGCCTTTCGGGGTGTGAGCCGTGGCGACCTGCGAAGCCAGGTCATCATCGGGTTTTTCGCGCAATTCGGTTACTGCGCATGTGTGTACGGGTCGATCGCTGTCGGCATCACGACGGGCACCACGGCGCTCATTGATGCTGTTCAGCCGCTGGTTGTCGCCACCCTAGTTGGGCCCTTGTTGGGTTTGCGGGTGCGCGGCGCGCAGTGGATCGGACTCGGGGTTGGCGCGGTAGGTGTGGTGTTGGTCGTGCAGTCGCAGGTTGGTGGATCGGATGCCGCACCTATCGCGTACCTCTTGCCAGCGCTTGCGATGGTGTGCCTGATCGCTGGCACGTTCGTTGAGCGGCGTACGCAAAATCAGCCGCCTGTGCTTGTGACCTTGACGGTGCACGTGACGGTGACGGCGGTGGCGTTGACCGCGATTGCAGTGGCGACGGGCACTCTTGTGCCGCCGGCATCCGTTTCGTTCTGGGTCGCGACAGCTGTTGCAGCCCTTTCGCCAACGCTTGCTGCGTACGGGCTGTATTGGTGGTTACTTCGACGCATCGGCGTGACGGCACTGAATGCGCTGCTCTTTCTCGTCGCTCCGACAACAGCGCTCGCCGGGGCTGTGCTGCTCGGCGAGCCGCTCACTCTGCTGACGCTCGCTGGCTTCGTGCTTTGCGGCTCGGGCGTTGCTGTCGTCTTGGTGAGTGAGTCGCGTGCGGCGGTTTTGGCTCGCGTCACGCATCGCTCAGATACACACGCAACCGATAGTCAGGCGCTGAGCTTCCACAGCTGA